From the genome of Carcharodon carcharias isolate sCarCar2 chromosome 38 unlocalized genomic scaffold, sCarCar2.pri SUPER_38_unloc_28, whole genome shotgun sequence, one region includes:
- the LOC121274817 gene encoding probable G-protein coupled receptor 139, whose amino-acid sequence MYQDLRTIDWYHTRGNGLPWYVHYLLTIYYGFAFKYRVPKALQVIQCFYYQMLAIIRMLFLSLTILIISRGTCGLSKCVSHYLLAMASADLLVIILDLVLRHIPIVLRDQFRFLWLLRICNIHAVLLYAATDCSVWFTVTFTFDRFIAISFRTLKCRYCTEKTAAVVLGTVSVLSLLKNLFWYFMFTRMYQLLNQPWFCFATLDVYLSMVWVTIEFVHYILTPCVPFVVILLLNVFTVRHILVSSRGRRRLWAQSSGEGLRDPEMESRRKSMILLFTISANFLLLWATIMVYSIWIRMHNLGYQSILLHPYVQELGFMMQLLSCSTNSCIYALTLAKFREQLKHVLKCPFAPIVEFIQKGEKK is encoded by the exons ATGTATCAGGACCTGAGAACAATCGATTGGTATCATACAAGAGGCAATGGGTTACCCTGGTATGTTCACTATCTGTTGACGATTTATTATGGATTTGCATTCAAATATCGGGTCCCAAAGGCTCTTCAGGTTATTCAATGTTTTTACTATCAAATGCTCGCTATTATTCGTATGCTTT TTCTATCATTGACAATTCTGATCATTTCCCGGGGAAcgtgtggtctctccaaatgtGTAAGTCACTACTTGTTGGCTATGGCATCAGCGGATCTACTGGTGATTATACTCGACCTGGTATTGAGGCATATTCCAATTGTTCTTCGGGACCAGTTTCGTTTCCTGTGGCTCCTTCGTATCTGTAATATCCATGCCGTgctgctttatgcagccactgaTTGCTCAgtctggttcaccgtcactttcacTTTTGACCGGTTTATAGCCATATCATTCCGAACTCTGAAATGTAGATATTGTACCGAAAAGACAGCAGCTGTGGTTCTTGGAACAGTCTCTGTGCTGAGCTTGTTAAAGAACCTTTTCTGGTATTTCATGTTCACAAGAATGTATCAGTTGTTGAACCAGCCCTGGTTTTGTTTTGCAACGCTAGATGTTTACTTGTCTATGGTTTGGGTAACAATCGAGTTTGTACATTACATTCTTACTCCCTGTGTCCCATTTGTCGTGATCCTGCTGCTCAATGTTTTcaccgtcagacacattttagtgagcagcagaggCCGCAGGAGACTCTGGGCTCAGAGCAGTGGAGAGGGGCTCAGAGATCCCGAGATGGAGAGTCGAAGGAAATCCATGATTTTACTGTTTACTATCTCGGCAAATTTCCTCCTGCTGTGGGCAACGATTATGGTATACTCTATATGGATACGGATGCATAATTTGGGTTATCAGTCCATATTACTGCATCCTTATGTACAGGAACTGGGCTTCATGatgcagctcctgagctgctcCACAAATTCCTGTATTTATGCCCTGACCCTGGCGAAATTCAGGGAGCAATTGAAGCATGTGCTGAAATGTCCCTTTGCACCAATCGTGGAATTCATTCAAAAAGGAGAGAAGAAATGA